One region of Pseudomonas sp. B21-040 genomic DNA includes:
- a CDS encoding NUDIX hydrolase, with protein MVDSSKEAAHRAASDAEQIAWVDEQDNLLGALVRSDLRERGLIGRGTYIMLFNSAGELCVHRRTLSKAIYPGYWDVAAGGMVLASETYAESAARELEEELGVSGVELTAHDHFFFEDTGNRLWCSAFSAVWDGPLILQPEEVLEARFIPIDQVMLEIEQKPYCPDSLAALKRYLKAQQSDVANKA; from the coding sequence ATGGTCGATAGTTCAAAAGAGGCCGCCCATCGCGCGGCCTCGGATGCCGAACAGATCGCCTGGGTCGACGAGCAGGACAACCTGCTCGGCGCCCTGGTCCGGTCAGACTTGCGCGAGCGCGGGCTGATCGGGCGCGGTACCTACATCATGCTGTTCAATTCGGCGGGTGAACTTTGCGTGCACCGCCGAACCTTGAGCAAAGCCATTTATCCGGGGTATTGGGATGTGGCGGCAGGGGGCATGGTGCTCGCCAGCGAAACCTACGCCGAGTCGGCCGCCCGCGAACTCGAAGAAGAACTGGGTGTCAGTGGCGTGGAGCTGACCGCCCACGATCACTTCTTCTTTGAGGACACCGGTAACCGCCTGTGGTGTTCGGCGTTTTCGGCGGTGTGGGACGGCCCCTTGATCCTGCAGCCGGAAGAGGTGCTTGAAGCGCGCTTTATCCCCATCGATCAGGTGATGCTGGAAATCGAGCAAAAGCCTTATTGCCCGGACTCTTTGGCGGCGTTGAAGCGCTATTTGAAGGCTCAGCAAAGCGACGTCGCAAACAAGGCATAA
- a CDS encoding translation initiation factor Sui1 encodes MAKKAASFAALGGLVFSTDAGRHCPECSKPVDACICKQTVIPAGDGIARVRRESKGRGGKTVTTITGVPLAEDALKELATTLKKRCGTGGALKDGIIEIQGDHVELLLGELIKLGFKAKKSGG; translated from the coding sequence GTGGCCAAAAAAGCCGCATCCTTCGCCGCCCTTGGTGGCTTGGTATTTTCCACCGACGCAGGTCGTCATTGCCCGGAATGCAGTAAACCGGTGGACGCCTGCATCTGCAAACAGACCGTTATCCCGGCCGGCGACGGCATCGCTCGCGTGCGTCGCGAAAGCAAGGGCCGTGGCGGCAAGACGGTGACGACCATCACCGGCGTGCCGTTGGCCGAAGACGCGCTCAAGGAGCTGGCCACCACGTTGAAGAAACGTTGCGGGACCGGCGGGGCGTTGAAAGACGGGATCATCGAAATACAGGGCGATCATGTCGAGCTACTCTTGGGCGAACTGATCAAACTCGGTTTCAAAGCGAAGAAGTCCGGCGGCTAG
- the speA gene encoding arginine decarboxylase: MSVRRTRKDDGSQWTVADSRSVYGIRHWGAGYFAINDAGRVEVRPNGPTSSPIDLFEQVDQLRQSGLSLPLLVRFPDILQDRVRQLTGAFDANIERLEYQSKYTALYPIKVNQQEAVIENIIATQDVSIGLEAGSKPELLAVLALAPKGGTIVCNGYKDREFIRLALMGQKLGHNVFIVIEKESEVGLVIEEAASLKVKPQVGLRVRLSSLASSKWADTGGEKSKFGLSAAQLLSVVERFRAAGLDQGIRLLHFHMGSQIANLADYQHGFKEAIRYYGELRNLGLPVDHIDVGGGLGVDYDGTHSRNASSINYDMDDYAGVVVGMLKEFCDAQSLPHPNIFSESGRSLTAHHAMLVVQVTDVEKHNDDVPKIDNKEELPETVQWLVDLLGPTDIEMVTETYWRATHYMSDVATQYADGKLTLAQKALAEQCYFAVCRRLHNSLKARQRSHRQVLDELNDKLADKYICNFSVFQSLPDTWAIGQVLPILPLHRLDEEPLRRAVLQDLTCDSDGKIKQYVDEQSIETSLPVHALNDGEDYLLGIFLVGAYQEILGDMHNLFGDTDSVNIYQNADGSVYHAGIETHDTIEDMLRYVHLSPEELMTHYRDKCASARITAAERTQFLDALRLGLTRSSYLSS, translated from the coding sequence ATGTCCGTACGACGCACACGCAAAGACGATGGCAGCCAATGGACAGTTGCGGACAGCCGCAGTGTTTACGGGATTCGCCATTGGGGGGCCGGGTATTTCGCGATCAATGACGCCGGTCGCGTCGAAGTTCGTCCGAACGGTCCGACCAGTTCGCCTATTGATCTGTTCGAGCAAGTCGACCAACTGCGCCAAAGCGGTTTGTCCTTGCCATTGCTGGTGCGTTTCCCGGATATCCTGCAAGACCGCGTGCGTCAGCTGACTGGCGCCTTCGATGCGAACATCGAGCGTCTGGAATACCAGAGCAAGTACACCGCGCTGTACCCGATCAAGGTGAACCAGCAAGAAGCGGTCATCGAAAACATCATCGCCACCCAGGACGTCTCCATCGGTCTGGAAGCCGGCTCCAAGCCAGAGTTGCTGGCCGTGCTGGCGCTGGCGCCGAAGGGCGGCACCATCGTGTGCAACGGCTACAAGGACCGCGAGTTCATTCGTCTGGCGCTGATGGGCCAGAAACTGGGTCACAACGTCTTTATTGTGATCGAGAAAGAATCCGAAGTCGGCCTGGTGATCGAAGAAGCGGCATCGCTCAAGGTCAAGCCTCAGGTCGGCCTGCGCGTTCGCCTGTCGTCCCTGGCCTCGTCCAAGTGGGCTGACACCGGTGGCGAGAAATCCAAATTCGGTCTGTCGGCGGCGCAATTGCTGTCGGTGGTCGAGCGTTTCCGCGCGGCGGGCCTGGATCAGGGCATTCGCCTGCTGCACTTCCACATGGGCTCGCAGATCGCCAACCTGGCGGACTACCAACACGGTTTCAAGGAAGCGATTCGTTACTACGGCGAACTGCGCAACCTTGGCCTGCCGGTGGATCACATCGACGTTGGCGGCGGCCTGGGCGTGGACTACGACGGTACGCACTCGCGTAACGCCAGTTCGATCAACTACGACATGGACGATTACGCCGGTGTCGTGGTCGGGATGCTCAAGGAATTCTGCGACGCGCAGAGCCTGCCGCACCCGAACATTTTCTCCGAAAGCGGCCGTTCCCTGACCGCGCACCACGCCATGCTGGTGGTGCAAGTGACCGACGTCGAGAAACACAACGATGACGTGCCGAAGATCGACAACAAGGAAGAACTGCCGGAAACCGTGCAGTGGCTGGTTGATCTGCTGGGTCCGACCGACATCGAGATGGTTACCGAAACCTACTGGCGCGCCACGCACTACATGAGCGACGTGGCCACCCAGTACGCCGATGGCAAGCTGACCCTGGCGCAAAAAGCCCTGGCCGAGCAATGCTACTTCGCCGTGTGCCGTCGCCTGCACAACTCGTTGAAGGCGCGTCAGCGCTCCCACCGTCAGGTGCTCGACGAACTCAACGACAAACTGGCCGACAAGTACATCTGCAACTTCTCGGTGTTCCAGAGCCTGCCGGACACTTGGGCCATCGGCCAGGTCCTGCCGATCCTGCCGCTGCACCGTCTCGACGAAGAGCCGCTGCGCCGCGCCGTGCTGCAAGACCTGACCTGCGACTCCGACGGCAAGATCAAGCAATACGTCGACGAGCAGAGCATCGAAACCAGCCTGCCGGTGCATGCGCTGAACGACGGTGAAGACTACCTGCTGGGGATTTTCCTGGTCGGCGCTTACCAGGAAATCCTGGGTGACATGCACAACCTGTTCGGTGACACCGACTCGGTGAACATTTACCAGAACGCCGATGGCAGCGTGTACCACGCCGGTATCGAAACCCATGACACCATCGAAGACATGTTGCGTTACGTGCACTTGTCGCCGGAAGAGTTGATGACCCACTACCGCGACAAGTGCGCCAGTGCCCGCATCACCGCTGCCGAGCGCACCCAGTTCCTCGACGCGCTGCGCCTGGGCCTGACCCGTTCGTCTTACCTGTCTTCGTAA
- a CDS encoding type VI secretion system Vgr family protein translates to MFDPVNEPPFRLDVEGLPDPFEVLAFTGSEAISEPFEFNVDLLVDDPALDLASLMYRPVFLHFGPAGNGIHGQLHELVQGGHDATPRHCRVRLRPKLACLAQRFSQRMFSNRSVPQILAQVLKEHGIAGTDRRFEVSGDYPPRDFCTQYQESDLQFFQRLCAQERLHYHFEHHRRGHCLVIRDGAGRVRCDATMAFTPDTGHSGVHQFTLHDRTQASDGHSNLATLRSGQRVRLSGHPYADGSRLWWLTHVEHHAGQAPALTYGNQIRAVAAELSPIPQSSAVGPRMHGLQRAWVVEVDEPQPEASRPVAVQFDWLYQGEGAAPSHCWLSISPELSYAPVKSLTEGVEVLVSFIEGDPDQPMITGFLPGPSAAPVPAERQPTAVVDDAVSADGLLRLLRSSEPLVLLCLLPGGGSFIHCTQTLCTCRAATQLGRSGAA, encoded by the coding sequence ATGTTCGATCCAGTCAACGAGCCGCCATTTCGTCTGGATGTAGAGGGTCTGCCAGATCCCTTTGAGGTCTTGGCCTTTACCGGCAGTGAAGCGATCAGCGAGCCCTTTGAGTTCAATGTCGATCTGTTGGTCGATGATCCGGCTTTGGACTTGGCCAGCCTGATGTATCGCCCGGTTTTTTTGCATTTCGGACCTGCGGGGAACGGGATTCACGGGCAGTTGCATGAACTGGTCCAGGGTGGACATGACGCCACCCCCAGGCATTGTCGTGTGCGCCTGCGGCCGAAACTGGCCTGCCTGGCCCAGCGGTTCAGCCAGCGTATGTTCAGTAACCGTTCGGTACCACAGATCCTCGCTCAGGTGCTCAAGGAGCATGGCATTGCCGGCACGGATCGGCGTTTTGAGGTGAGTGGCGATTACCCCCCGCGTGATTTCTGTACGCAGTATCAGGAATCAGACCTGCAATTTTTCCAGCGGCTGTGCGCGCAGGAACGCCTGCATTACCACTTCGAGCATCACAGGCGCGGTCACTGCCTGGTCATTAGAGACGGGGCGGGGCGCGTTCGGTGTGACGCAACGATGGCCTTTACGCCCGACACCGGACACTCGGGTGTGCATCAGTTCACGCTTCACGACCGAACACAGGCCAGCGATGGTCATTCGAACCTCGCGACGCTGCGCAGCGGCCAGCGTGTCCGGCTGTCCGGCCACCCGTATGCCGACGGGAGTCGTCTCTGGTGGCTGACCCATGTCGAGCATCACGCGGGACAAGCCCCTGCATTGACGTATGGCAACCAAATCCGTGCGGTGGCCGCAGAGTTGTCTCCTATACCGCAGAGTTCGGCCGTTGGCCCCAGGATGCATGGCCTGCAACGGGCCTGGGTGGTCGAGGTCGATGAGCCGCAACCCGAAGCGTCCAGACCCGTTGCCGTGCAATTTGACTGGCTCTATCAGGGCGAAGGCGCGGCCCCCAGCCACTGCTGGTTGTCGATTTCACCTGAATTGAGCTATGCGCCCGTCAAGTCGTTGACTGAGGGCGTGGAAGTGCTGGTGAGCTTTATCGAGGGCGATCCGGATCAACCGATGATTACCGGGTTTCTCCCCGGTCCTTCCGCCGCCCCGGTCCCGGCCGAGCGACAACCCACTGCGGTGGTCGATGACGCGGTGTCGGCCGATGGATTGTTGCGTTTGTTGCGGTCCAGTGAACCGTTGGTGTTGCTGTGCCTGTTGCCCGGCGGGGGCAGTTTTATTCATTGCACGCAAACCCTTTGCACGTGCCGGGCCGCGACACAGCTTGGCCGGAGCGGTGCGGCATGA
- a CDS encoding DUF4123 domain-containing protein: protein MIAVQAPDVTPQWLLLDVPGEPGAAEALREQFAQVRQFWLFNHCEWQPLREHGPVLIDLKGHSALTERCQREPHLWNGLWLASDASPLLLLEHLQRMLTVTVGLHHRALLSYYNPQTASYFFDACDARELSRWLGPISRLRWFGGTWADRAIGCQGWQQLFNPGLAVEPLGIEEALSARQRDSLQTCLLEQHAWRWSQSTGSDYTDLWSQLLEGLALGFSERPVLDGWLWLRLQYPGAVPELPLPGITQQERLDRLRNLWQGDQP from the coding sequence ATGATTGCCGTCCAGGCTCCCGACGTCACCCCGCAATGGCTGTTGCTCGATGTGCCGGGCGAGCCCGGGGCCGCAGAGGCGCTGCGGGAGCAGTTTGCCCAGGTCCGGCAGTTCTGGCTGTTCAACCACTGCGAATGGCAGCCGTTGAGGGAGCACGGCCCGGTGTTGATCGACCTCAAGGGACACTCGGCACTGACCGAACGTTGTCAGCGTGAACCCCACCTCTGGAACGGGTTGTGGCTGGCCAGTGACGCGTCACCGTTGCTGTTGCTCGAACATTTGCAACGCATGCTCACCGTCACCGTTGGCCTGCATCACCGCGCCTTGCTGAGCTACTACAACCCCCAGACGGCCAGCTATTTTTTCGATGCGTGCGATGCCCGGGAGTTGAGTCGCTGGCTCGGTCCGATCAGCCGGTTACGCTGGTTCGGTGGAACCTGGGCTGACCGGGCAATTGGCTGTCAGGGCTGGCAGCAGTTGTTCAATCCGGGGCTTGCCGTCGAGCCGCTGGGCATAGAGGAAGCCCTCAGTGCACGTCAGCGTGACTCATTGCAAACCTGCCTGCTGGAACAGCACGCCTGGCGCTGGAGCCAATCCACCGGGAGCGATTACACCGACCTGTGGTCCCAACTGCTGGAGGGGTTGGCGCTGGGTTTCAGCGAGCGGCCGGTGCTCGATGGATGGTTATGGTTACGCTTGCAATACCCCGGCGCTGTACCTGAACTGCCGCTGCCGGGGATCACTCAGCAGGAACGTCTCGATAGACTGCGCAATCTGTGGCAGGGCGATCAACCCTGA
- a CDS encoding MATE family efflux transporter yields the protein MSNLITDWRDRPTHRRVWALAAPMILSNISVPLVALVDSTVIGHLPHAHQLGAVAVGASLYTFLAWAMGFLRMGSTGFAAQAAGRGDGAALRQILLQGLLLALGLSIVLGAAGVPLSSVALHFMQPSAELDQLTREFFHTRLFGLPAALASYALVGWFLGTQNARAPLAILLSTNLVNIALNLWFVLGLEWGVVGAARASVIAEWTGALIGLLLTRKALRAYPGHIVWAALALWQSWRPLLAVNRDIFIRSLALQSVFFLITVQGARLGDATVAANALLLNGLLLTAHALDGLAHAVEALCGHAIGARDREALRRSLVVACGWSLLASLGFAVLFAFAGHLFIQMQTDIQSVRDTAFIYLPYLAALPLIAVWSYLLDGLFIGATRAREMRNGMLLTVILLLPFAWALQGLGNHGLWITFLLFMLLRSLTLGTFAWYLRKNDGWFTG from the coding sequence ATGTCCAACCTGATTACCGACTGGCGCGACCGCCCGACCCATCGTCGGGTCTGGGCGCTGGCTGCGCCGATGATCCTGTCGAATATTTCCGTACCGCTGGTGGCATTGGTCGACAGTACGGTCATCGGCCACCTGCCCCACGCTCATCAGCTGGGCGCCGTCGCGGTCGGGGCCAGCTTGTATACCTTCCTGGCCTGGGCCATGGGTTTTCTGCGCATGGGCTCAACCGGCTTCGCGGCGCAGGCCGCCGGACGCGGGGATGGTGCGGCTTTGCGGCAGATTTTGCTGCAAGGCCTGTTGTTGGCCTTGGGCCTGTCGATTGTGCTGGGTGCTGCGGGCGTTCCTTTGAGCAGCGTCGCGCTGCACTTCATGCAGCCGTCGGCAGAACTGGATCAACTGACCCGCGAATTTTTCCACACACGTTTGTTCGGCCTGCCGGCGGCACTGGCCAGTTATGCCTTGGTGGGCTGGTTTCTGGGCACCCAGAATGCCCGGGCACCGCTGGCGATTCTGCTGAGCACCAACCTGGTGAACATCGCACTGAACCTGTGGTTTGTCCTCGGTCTGGAATGGGGGGTGGTCGGTGCGGCGCGGGCCTCGGTGATTGCCGAATGGACCGGTGCGCTGATCGGCCTGCTGCTGACGCGCAAAGCCTTGCGTGCCTACCCCGGTCACATCGTTTGGGCCGCGCTGGCGCTGTGGCAGAGTTGGCGGCCATTGCTGGCGGTCAATCGCGACATTTTCATCCGTAGCCTGGCGCTGCAATCAGTGTTTTTCCTGATCACCGTGCAGGGTGCTCGCCTCGGCGATGCCACCGTTGCCGCAAACGCGCTGCTGCTTAACGGCTTGCTGCTGACGGCGCACGCACTGGACGGTTTGGCGCATGCCGTTGAAGCCCTGTGCGGGCACGCCATCGGGGCGCGTGATCGAGAGGCATTGCGGCGTTCATTGGTGGTCGCTTGCGGTTGGTCATTGCTGGCGAGCCTGGGCTTTGCCGTGCTGTTTGCATTCGCCGGGCATTTGTTTATCCAGATGCAGACCGACATTCAGAGTGTGCGCGACACCGCCTTCATCTACCTGCCCTACCTCGCCGCGCTGCCGTTGATCGCGGTGTGGAGCTACTTGCTCGACGGGCTGTTCATCGGCGCCACTCGCGCCCGGGAAATGCGCAACGGCATGCTGTTGACCGTGATCCTGCTGCTGCCCTTCGCCTGGGCCCTGCAAGGCTTGGGCAACCATGGGCTGTGGATCACCTTTTTGCTGTTCATGTTATTACGCAGCCTGACCCTGGGTACTTTTGCCTGGTACTTGCGCAAGAACGATGGCTGGTTCACCGGATGA
- a CDS encoding MazG-like family protein codes for MNLVELTERLHAIRDRNDWRPFHSPKNLAMAASVEMSELVEIFQWLTEDQSRQLPADKLAHAGQEVGDIVLYLLLLCSELGLDMNEVVRSKLADSEKRFS; via the coding sequence ATGAACCTTGTTGAACTGACCGAACGCCTGCACGCCATCCGTGACCGCAACGACTGGCGGCCATTTCACAGCCCGAAAAACCTGGCCATGGCCGCCAGTGTGGAAATGTCCGAGCTGGTGGAGATTTTCCAGTGGTTGACCGAAGACCAGTCACGTCAGTTGCCGGCCGACAAACTCGCCCATGCCGGGCAGGAAGTCGGCGATATCGTGCTCTATCTATTGCTGCTGTGCAGCGAGTTGGGACTGGACATGAATGAAGTCGTGCGCAGCAAACTCGCAGACAGCGAAAAGAGGTTCAGCTGA
- a CDS encoding methyltransferase domain-containing protein, whose product MSDRHFDQLATRFAEKIYGGAKGAIRLAVLQADLAETLPDRPLRVLDIGAGLGHMSLWLAERGHDVTLAEPAEPMLEGARQRFAEAGQSATFIQAPWQDLLGQLTEPYDLVLCHAVLEWLAEPHAILPVLHQLTKPGGWLSLAFYNRDALIYRNLLKGHFRKMRKNDMAGEKQSLTPQQPLDPRELAAQLEGLWQVETQSGVRVFHDYMPVEFQARAELVDLLEMELAHRRHPSFAGLGRYLHWICRPV is encoded by the coding sequence ATGAGCGATCGTCATTTCGATCAACTGGCGACCCGCTTCGCCGAAAAAATCTACGGCGGAGCCAAAGGCGCGATCCGCCTGGCGGTGCTTCAGGCCGACCTGGCCGAAACCCTGCCGGACCGACCATTGCGCGTACTCGACATCGGCGCCGGTCTGGGCCACATGTCGTTGTGGCTGGCCGAGCGCGGCCATGACGTCACGCTGGCCGAGCCCGCCGAGCCGATGCTCGAAGGGGCGCGCCAGCGCTTTGCCGAGGCCGGGCAGAGCGCAACGTTCATTCAGGCGCCGTGGCAGGATCTGCTCGGTCAGCTCACCGAACCCTACGACCTGGTGCTGTGCCATGCCGTGCTCGAATGGCTGGCGGAGCCTCACGCGATTCTGCCGGTGCTGCATCAATTGACCAAGCCCGGTGGCTGGTTGTCCCTGGCCTTCTATAACCGCGATGCGCTGATTTACCGCAACCTGCTCAAGGGCCACTTTCGCAAGATGCGCAAGAACGACATGGCAGGCGAGAAGCAGAGCCTGACCCCGCAACAGCCCCTTGATCCACGCGAACTGGCGGCGCAACTTGAAGGCCTGTGGCAGGTCGAAACCCAGAGTGGAGTGCGGGTTTTTCACGACTATATGCCTGTGGAATTCCAGGCCCGCGCCGAGCTGGTGGACTTGCTCGAAATGGAACTGGCCCATCGACGTCACCCAAGCTTTGCCGGGCTTGGGCGCTATTTGCACTGGATCTGTCGACCGGTCTGA
- a CDS encoding DUF4136 domain-containing protein, which yields MKSRSGLLVICLGLAACQGSNPYVASSNPIPPAPPGAANTFDRSAYPAPPRDYGRYRSWAWLDGQLPPGTTWADSAQVAEVVSNALDQRGLRPLHDNRPADLFVSANLHLETRLRQVQDDYGYYGGGYGGYNHYGNGYGMYGSVPIIRTYQEQVLVVQVDMFDAGTGQPVWSASAETGHNGSQSEQADALRKAVEKAMSAYPPS from the coding sequence ATGAAAAGTCGTTCAGGGTTGCTGGTGATCTGTCTCGGGCTGGCGGCCTGTCAGGGCAGCAATCCGTATGTGGCATCGTCCAACCCTATCCCGCCGGCGCCACCCGGCGCGGCCAACACCTTCGATCGCAGCGCCTACCCCGCGCCACCCCGTGACTACGGGCGTTATCGCAGTTGGGCCTGGCTCGATGGTCAACTGCCGCCGGGTACCACTTGGGCTGACTCGGCGCAGGTGGCCGAAGTGGTCAGCAATGCCCTGGATCAGCGCGGCCTGCGACCGTTGCACGATAACCGTCCAGCCGACCTGTTTGTCAGCGCCAACTTGCACCTGGAAACCCGCTTGCGTCAGGTTCAGGACGACTACGGTTATTACGGCGGCGGTTATGGCGGGTACAACCACTACGGTAACGGTTACGGGATGTACGGCAGCGTGCCGATCATCCGTACCTATCAGGAACAAGTCTTGGTGGTGCAGGTAGACATGTTCGATGCGGGCACCGGTCAACCGGTGTGGAGTGCCAGCGCCGAAACGGGCCATAACGGCAGCCAGAGCGAGCAAGCCGATGCCCTGCGAAAGGCTGTAGAAAAGGCAATGTCGGCGTATCCTCCTAGTTAG
- a CDS encoding DUF4136 domain-containing protein, whose translation MFRRLVVLAMAALLSACAANQVNHDFDASRDFAAYRSWSWKEPALQYRPDDPRIKSDLTEQRIRQSVADQLDQRGLRPAAAGTKGDLSVQTYLIVEERQQQVTTNYGGGYGNPWNGYWGAPMYNETRNVSYKVATIQIDLLDGKDGKLVWRGSDEQLLSGSPNPTDRSNAIHETVVRILANYPPKLTH comes from the coding sequence ATGTTCCGCCGTCTCGTTGTACTGGCTATGGCCGCGCTGCTCAGTGCCTGCGCCGCCAACCAGGTCAATCATGACTTTGACGCCAGCCGTGATTTTGCCGCCTACCGCAGTTGGAGCTGGAAAGAACCCGCTCTGCAGTACCGTCCCGATGATCCGCGGATCAAGAGTGATCTGACCGAGCAACGCATCCGCCAATCCGTTGCCGATCAACTGGACCAGCGAGGCTTGCGTCCGGCCGCTGCCGGCACCAAGGGTGACTTGAGTGTGCAGACTTACTTGATCGTCGAAGAGCGCCAGCAACAAGTGACCACCAATTATGGCGGCGGTTATGGCAACCCTTGGAACGGTTACTGGGGCGCGCCGATGTACAACGAAACCCGCAACGTCAGCTACAAAGTGGCGACCATCCAGATCGATCTGCTCGACGGCAAGGACGGCAAACTGGTGTGGCGTGGCAGTGACGAGCAACTGCTCAGCGGCTCGCCGAACCCGACCGATCGCAGCAATGCGATTCATGAAACCGTCGTACGCATCCTGGCCAACTACCCACCCAAATTGACCCACTGA
- a CDS encoding MaoC/PaaZ C-terminal domain-containing protein, which translates to MMTDWHTLNREPSLPALYVRAATRRKITGTTLPPTGLHCWVEVDHKRLAAYRKVCGFADNGLLPPTYPHILAFALQMQLLTAKEFPFPLLGLIHLSNRIRVLRPLGGVSRVRVSVQVQNLQPHAKGATFDLVTSLNDQLGPLWEAQSQMLCRGVTLDGDPIEDVLAPSLEMIEVSRWQAPADIGRQYAKVSGDYNPIHLSAFSARMFGFPAAIAHGLWNKARTLAALADHLPTANIEIAVQFRKPVRLPSEVTLLASVAGSSGDFQLVGAGDLEHMVGHWRPVA; encoded by the coding sequence ATGATGACCGATTGGCACACGCTCAACCGTGAACCGAGCCTGCCGGCGTTGTACGTGCGAGCGGCGACGCGACGCAAGATTACCGGCACCACGTTGCCTCCCACGGGCTTGCACTGTTGGGTCGAGGTCGACCACAAACGCCTGGCGGCTTATCGCAAGGTCTGCGGGTTTGCCGACAACGGGTTGCTGCCGCCGACCTATCCGCACATCCTCGCGTTTGCCTTGCAGATGCAATTGCTCACCGCCAAGGAATTCCCGTTCCCCCTGTTGGGGTTGATTCACCTGAGCAACCGCATTCGCGTCTTGCGTCCCTTGGGCGGGGTGAGTCGTGTACGCGTCAGCGTGCAGGTGCAGAATCTGCAACCGCATGCCAAGGGTGCGACGTTCGACCTGGTGACCTCGCTGAACGATCAATTGGGGCCGCTCTGGGAAGCGCAGAGCCAGATGCTGTGCCGGGGCGTCACACTTGACGGTGATCCGATCGAAGACGTTTTGGCCCCAAGCCTGGAGATGATCGAAGTGAGCCGCTGGCAAGCGCCCGCCGACATTGGTCGCCAGTACGCCAAGGTGTCCGGCGATTACAACCCGATTCACCTGAGTGCCTTCAGCGCCAGGATGTTTGGTTTTCCCGCGGCGATCGCCCACGGGTTGTGGAACAAGGCACGTACCTTGGCGGCGCTGGCCGATCACCTGCCGACGGCGAATATCGAGATTGCCGTGCAGTTTCGCAAACCGGTGCGCTTGCCCAGTGAAGTGACATTGCTGGCGAGCGTGGCGGGGAGCAGTGGTGATTTTCAGCTGGTCGGTGCCGGGGATCTTGAGCACATGGTCGGACATTGGCGGCCGGTGGCCTGA